A single region of the Chitinophaga niabensis genome encodes:
- a CDS encoding AIPR family protein, translated as MFEQIKEEIKASYYQDNFSNEGQRFIAWYLRNIHLRDMVEAKDDITDGTDDKQIDAIVIDDEKNSVFILQGKFIGGDKIDAEPLREVLSSWVQLRNLVRLQQVGNNKLKRKLSDVARALEDDYEIAFELITTGTPTIAAQNDLATFQQQLAELSEKDDLICTISIIDSDEIRRRYDLALEKENPLINHIIDLSAGHFMYETLANTQVAIGALPLKECIKIPGIKDGTLFQKNVRQSLGLSNTVNKGIRQTIYGDKHKDFFFFHNGITAICNKMEKKDTQLRLKGLSVVNGCQSLNTILSCSERVKELEDTYVLFRFYEIPQRDRADRISISTNSQSAVKPRDLRSNDKRVLNIKKQFEQKYSQGYFITKRGEVPPADKSKELVLDFSDLGKFLIAWHSQRPNISYSETKIFDKYFEQLFKREYKPENAQALNFFFQEILKTWSKENPLGLNETLLAMKAYAPYHHLYAVGMCFSISNNQAERVPFPSRCYEKANKEGMITELIKIAGVSLNMALEAAANEPQSQNRVFSPHNWIKAKSCLAGINGAIRNYFSMLPLMPGGQEIKGKLNKMLELKPDDFEYRWASD; from the coding sequence ATGTTTGAACAGATTAAAGAAGAAATAAAAGCTTCCTACTATCAAGACAATTTCTCTAATGAAGGCCAACGATTTATAGCCTGGTATTTGAGGAATATTCACCTTCGTGATATGGTGGAGGCCAAAGATGATATTACAGACGGGACAGATGATAAGCAGATTGATGCTATTGTAATTGACGATGAGAAAAATTCAGTTTTCATTCTTCAAGGGAAGTTTATCGGTGGAGATAAAATTGATGCAGAACCTTTACGTGAAGTTTTGTCGTCTTGGGTACAGTTAAGAAACCTTGTTAGGCTCCAACAAGTTGGCAATAATAAATTAAAAAGAAAGTTGTCAGATGTTGCACGAGCACTTGAGGACGACTATGAGATAGCATTTGAGTTAATTACAACTGGCACACCCACAATTGCTGCCCAAAATGATCTTGCAACTTTTCAACAGCAACTTGCAGAATTATCTGAAAAGGATGACTTGATATGTACTATTTCAATCATTGATAGTGACGAAATTAGAAGGAGATACGATTTAGCGCTAGAAAAAGAAAATCCCCTTATAAATCATATAATTGATCTTTCGGCAGGCCACTTTATGTATGAGACTCTTGCTAATACTCAAGTTGCCATTGGAGCACTTCCCCTTAAAGAATGCATAAAAATTCCGGGTATTAAGGATGGAACATTATTTCAAAAAAATGTCCGCCAAAGCTTAGGACTGAGCAATACAGTAAACAAGGGGATTAGGCAAACAATTTATGGCGATAAGCATAAAGATTTCTTTTTCTTTCATAATGGTATTACAGCAATATGTAATAAAATGGAGAAGAAAGATACTCAACTAAGACTTAAAGGCCTCAGTGTGGTAAATGGTTGTCAATCGCTTAATACGATTTTAAGTTGCAGTGAAAGAGTGAAAGAGTTGGAGGATACATATGTATTATTTCGTTTCTATGAGATACCACAAAGAGACAGAGCTGATAGAATTAGTATCAGTACAAATTCTCAAAGCGCTGTAAAACCAAGAGATTTGCGAAGTAACGATAAGCGAGTATTGAACATAAAAAAACAATTTGAGCAGAAGTATTCGCAAGGTTACTTCATAACTAAACGTGGGGAAGTTCCCCCAGCTGATAAATCAAAAGAGCTAGTACTAGACTTTTCAGACTTAGGTAAATTTTTGATTGCATGGCATTCACAAAGGCCCAATATATCTTACAGCGAGACAAAGATATTTGACAAATATTTTGAACAGCTTTTCAAGCGAGAATATAAACCCGAAAATGCACAGGCACTAAATTTTTTCTTCCAGGAGATTTTAAAAACATGGAGTAAGGAAAACCCTCTAGGTTTAAATGAAACATTGCTTGCAATGAAGGCATATGCGCCCTATCATCATCTTTACGCGGTAGGTATGTGCTTCTCAATTTCAAATAACCAAGCGGAACGAGTTCCTTTTCCCAGTAGATGTTATGAAAAAGCAAACAAAGAGGGGATGATCACCGAGTTGATTAAAATTGCTGGGGTAAGCTTAAATATGGCTCTAGAAGCTGCAGCAAATGAACCGCAATCCCAAAATAGAGTTTTCAGTCCGCATAACTGGATCAAAGCAAAAAGTTGTTTAGCTGGGATTAATGGAGCTATAAGGAACTATTTCAGCATGTTGCCGCTCATG
- a CDS encoding YdeI/OmpD-associated family protein, translating to MKKDFSSLKRPKYPMPDFIEQALTKHKLFEAYENRPPYQQNDYIHWISSAKREETRLKRLNQMLDELKKGGKYMNMVYNGK from the coding sequence ATGAAAAAAGACTTCAGTTCCTTAAAACGCCCGAAGTACCCCATGCCGGACTTCATTGAACAGGCGCTAACGAAACACAAGCTGTTTGAGGCTTATGAAAACAGGCCGCCCTATCAGCAAAACGATTATATCCACTGGATCAGCAGTGCTAAAAGAGAGGAAACCAGGCTGAAAAGGCTGAACCAGATGCTGGATGAGCTTAAAAAGGGTGGGAAGTACATGAACATGGTTTATAACGGCAAATAG
- a CDS encoding sugar phosphate isomerase/epimerase family protein: protein MPYNRRDFIQTIAMAGAALPFSSFKLRKDWEIHAFSKPFQWMDYQLLCETFAAAGLDGVDYTVRPEGHVLPERVTTDLPKAAKAARDAGLKTTLMTTAILEAEGADTLLKTAADQGVKYYRMGWYDYIKGKSIQESIRVRSQQLKELAKLNSQLNIQAAYQNHAGLKVGASVWDLYAMIKDVDPKYAGVQYDIRHATVEGANSWPLGLELIREHINTLVIKDCKWVNNTLQNVPLGEGMVNFKAFFQKVKEYNIHVPITLHLEYELLSKAQEALPVKEKQQIVLGKLKKDVQVLKGMLAGI, encoded by the coding sequence ATGCCATATAACAGACGGGATTTTATTCAAACCATTGCCATGGCCGGAGCTGCATTGCCGTTTTCCTCATTTAAATTAAGGAAAGACTGGGAAATACATGCATTCTCCAAACCCTTTCAATGGATGGATTACCAGTTGCTCTGTGAAACCTTCGCTGCAGCCGGTCTGGATGGGGTGGATTATACCGTTCGGCCGGAAGGGCATGTATTACCGGAAAGGGTAACCACAGATCTGCCCAAGGCTGCAAAAGCTGCCAGGGACGCAGGCCTCAAAACAACATTGATGACTACAGCCATCCTGGAGGCGGAAGGTGCAGATACTTTACTGAAAACTGCGGCTGATCAGGGAGTGAAATACTACCGTATGGGCTGGTATGATTATATAAAAGGAAAATCTATCCAGGAGAGTATCAGGGTCCGTAGCCAGCAGTTAAAGGAGTTGGCAAAACTAAATAGCCAATTAAACATCCAGGCAGCCTACCAGAATCATGCAGGTCTGAAGGTGGGTGCAAGTGTATGGGACTTGTATGCGATGATCAAAGACGTAGATCCGAAGTATGCCGGTGTGCAATATGATATCCGCCATGCTACTGTGGAAGGCGCTAACAGCTGGCCTTTGGGTTTGGAGCTTATCCGGGAACACATCAATACCCTGGTGATAAAAGATTGTAAATGGGTGAACAATACCTTACAGAATGTGCCGCTCGGAGAGGGGATGGTGAATTTTAAAGCATTCTTTCAAAAAGTGAAAGAATATAATATCCATGTTCCTATTACGCTGCATCTCGAATATGAGTTGTTGAGTAAAGCACAGGAGGCTTTGCCGGTAAAGGAAAAGCAGCAGATCGTATTAGGTAAGTTGAAGAAGGATGTGCAGGTGCTGAAAGGGATGCTTGCAGGGATCTGA
- a CDS encoding TatD family hydrolase, with protein sequence MIWIDTHAHLYSPEFDPDRSEMVTRAIRQGVNRLLMPNIDEDSIPGMLSLEAEFPEECLPMMGLHPCYVKENVEVQLAIVQDWLSKRKFWAIGEIGLDFYWDKTLLDQQYAAFRQQIRLAIEHQLPIAIHSREATRACIDVVKELHNGSLTGVFHCFSGTKEEAQEIIDMGFYLGIGGVVTFKKAGLDVLMTDIDLQHVVLETDAPYLAPVPYRGKRNESAYIPLIAQKLADVKNLKIEEVAAITTGNARKLFKMH encoded by the coding sequence ATGATCTGGATTGACACGCATGCCCATTTATACTCCCCTGAGTTTGATCCAGATAGGAGCGAAATGGTCACCCGGGCCATCCGGCAGGGGGTAAACAGGCTGCTGATGCCCAATATTGACGAGGACTCCATACCCGGGATGTTAAGCCTGGAGGCTGAATTTCCGGAGGAATGTCTCCCCATGATGGGCCTGCACCCCTGTTACGTGAAAGAAAACGTGGAAGTACAGCTGGCTATTGTGCAGGACTGGTTATCAAAGCGGAAATTCTGGGCAATAGGGGAAATAGGGCTGGATTTTTACTGGGATAAAACTTTGCTGGATCAGCAATACGCTGCTTTCCGCCAGCAGATCAGGCTGGCCATCGAACACCAGCTCCCCATTGCTATCCATAGCCGGGAAGCCACCAGGGCCTGTATAGATGTGGTAAAAGAACTGCACAACGGAAGCCTCACTGGTGTATTCCATTGTTTTTCAGGCACTAAGGAAGAAGCACAGGAGATCATAGACATGGGATTTTACCTCGGTATAGGCGGAGTGGTAACTTTTAAGAAAGCAGGCCTGGATGTACTGATGACCGATATTGACCTTCAACATGTTGTGCTCGAAACAGATGCCCCTTACCTGGCACCAGTACCTTATCGTGGTAAAAGGAATGAAAGTGCCTATATCCCATTGATCGCTCAGAAGCTCGCAGATGTAAAAAATCTAAAAATTGAGGAAGTAGCTGCAATTACTACAGGCAATGCCCGGAAATTATTCAAAATGCACTAA
- a CDS encoding asparaginase: MTKILIIYTGGTVGMIYDEKTTALRPIGFNEIRNNLPELYRMGIDFYVYAFNPPMDSSDMLPEIWTELASIIEDRYDRYDGFVILHGSDTMAFTASALSFMLENLSKPVILTGSQLPIGKIRTDAKENIITAMEIASTKSNGHCMVPEVCIYFDFMLFRGNRAKKYNAEKFEAFYSMNYPALAEAGIDIKYKNNYVLPGPEKGLIVHKNLDPNIGVLKIFPGITRRAVEAIVNTPGMRGLILETFGSGNATTQAWFTECLQKAADKGILMVDITQCDGGSVELGKYETSQHLQKIGVVSGHDMTFEAATTKLMFLLGQNIPMDEMKRLIELPLRGELTPATEILP; the protein is encoded by the coding sequence ATGACGAAGATTTTAATCATCTATACCGGTGGTACCGTTGGGATGATCTACGACGAAAAGACGACTGCATTACGGCCCATCGGCTTCAATGAGATCAGGAACAACCTACCTGAGCTTTATCGCATGGGAATTGACTTCTACGTTTACGCCTTCAATCCTCCCATGGATTCCTCAGACATGCTGCCGGAGATCTGGACGGAATTAGCCAGCATTATTGAAGACCGTTACGACCGTTATGATGGATTTGTGATCCTCCATGGCTCTGACACCATGGCCTTCACTGCTTCAGCGCTCAGCTTCATGCTGGAAAATCTTTCCAAACCCGTGATCCTTACCGGTAGCCAGTTGCCCATCGGCAAGATCCGTACAGATGCTAAAGAGAATATCATCACCGCCATGGAAATTGCTTCCACCAAAAGCAATGGCCACTGTATGGTTCCCGAAGTCTGCATTTATTTCGACTTCATGCTTTTCCGCGGCAACCGCGCCAAGAAGTACAACGCTGAAAAGTTCGAAGCCTTCTACTCCATGAACTATCCTGCCCTGGCTGAAGCCGGCATCGATATCAAATACAAGAATAACTACGTACTGCCTGGTCCTGAAAAAGGATTGATCGTACACAAGAACCTGGACCCTAATATCGGGGTACTGAAAATATTCCCGGGCATTACCCGCCGCGCTGTGGAAGCTATTGTGAATACACCCGGCATGCGGGGTTTGATCCTGGAAACATTCGGAAGCGGTAATGCTACTACGCAAGCCTGGTTCACAGAATGCCTGCAAAAGGCGGCGGATAAAGGCATCCTGATGGTGGATATCACACAATGCGATGGTGGATCTGTTGAATTAGGGAAGTATGAAACCAGTCAGCATCTGCAAAAGATCGGCGTAGTGAGTGGGCATGATATGACATTTGAAGCTGCTACTACCAAGTTGATGTTCCTGTTAGGGCAGAACATTCCCATGGATGAGATGAAGCGTTTGATCGAGTTGCCGTTGAGAGGTGAATTGACGCCGGCGACGGAGATATTGCCTTAA
- a CDS encoding polysaccharide deacetylase family protein — MFYFTKTPAFLKSLYKSCIWNFSPDVPTVYLTFDDGPHPKATPFVLEQLKKYNAKATFFCIGKNVVEYPEIYQQILLDGHAVGNHTHNHVNGWKAGTETYLANIKEAAKYIRSNLFRPPYGRISPFQVKQLKGDYRIIMWDILSADFDTSISGEDCLQNVVFKLQAGSIVVFHDSEKAWDRLSYALPRVLEHCARKGLRVEAIV, encoded by the coding sequence ATGTTCTATTTTACGAAAACACCCGCTTTCCTCAAATCACTGTACAAAAGCTGTATCTGGAACTTCTCTCCGGATGTGCCCACCGTCTATCTCACTTTTGATGACGGCCCGCATCCTAAAGCCACCCCTTTTGTGCTGGAGCAGTTGAAAAAGTACAATGCAAAAGCTACTTTCTTCTGTATCGGGAAAAATGTAGTGGAATATCCGGAGATCTATCAGCAGATCCTGCTGGATGGGCATGCCGTAGGAAACCATACGCATAACCATGTAAACGGCTGGAAAGCCGGTACCGAAACCTATCTCGCTAATATCAAAGAAGCCGCGAAATATATCCGTTCCAATCTTTTCCGCCCTCCCTACGGACGGATCTCTCCCTTCCAGGTCAAACAACTGAAAGGTGATTACAGGATCATTATGTGGGATATCCTGAGTGCGGATTTTGATACTTCCATCAGTGGAGAAGACTGCCTGCAGAATGTTGTATTCAAATTGCAAGCCGGGTCTATTGTTGTATTTCACGATAGCGAAAAAGCATGGGACAGACTGAGCTATGCTTTGCCCAGGGTGCTGGAACATTGTGCCCGTAAAGGATTACGGGTGGAAGCTATTGTATAA
- the gltX gene encoding glutamate--tRNA ligase, with protein MSQKKVRVRFAPSPTGGLHLGGVRTVLFNYLFARHHGGDFVLRIEDTDQTRFVPGAEEYILECLRWCGLEADEGPHKGGPYAPYRQSERKALYRQYGEQLVNAGFAYYAFDTPEELEAMREVEKARGNHSPQYNHSVRKTMRNSLTLDAAEVKTLLEKGTPHVIRIKMPENETVAFTDMIRGEVSFQTSTVDDKVLLKADGMPTYHLAVVVDDYLMKISHAFRGEEWLPSAPVHILLWKYLGWEAEMPQWAHLPLILKPDGNGKLSKRDGDRLGFPVYAMNWLDPKTNELTQGFRERGFLPEAFVNMLAMLGWNAGSEQEIFSIDELIQQFSIERVHKGGAKFDYDKAKWFNHQYIVKKDDATLAKLFQPVLAEKGLAPEEAYVAKVTGLVKERCHFINEIWDHGFFFFVRPDKYDVEAVKPKWTPEKQAFFESWITEIGALPDFTFAALEDNFKQLATAKNIKPGELQLPFRIMLCGGKFGPPVFVIAETLGKEETIERIKQALAIFA; from the coding sequence ATGAGTCAGAAAAAAGTAAGAGTACGCTTTGCACCCAGCCCTACTGGCGGTCTTCACCTCGGCGGTGTTAGAACGGTGCTGTTCAATTACCTGTTCGCCCGCCACCATGGTGGAGATTTTGTATTAAGGATAGAAGATACAGACCAAACCCGCTTTGTGCCGGGGGCGGAAGAATATATTTTGGAATGCCTTCGCTGGTGCGGCCTGGAAGCTGATGAAGGTCCTCATAAAGGAGGGCCTTATGCCCCTTACCGCCAAAGTGAGCGGAAAGCCCTCTACCGGCAGTATGGAGAACAACTGGTGAACGCAGGTTTCGCCTATTATGCTTTTGATACCCCCGAGGAGCTGGAAGCTATGCGGGAGGTGGAAAAAGCACGAGGCAACCACTCTCCGCAGTATAACCATTCCGTACGCAAAACAATGCGTAACTCCCTCACGCTGGATGCTGCTGAAGTAAAAACTTTGCTGGAAAAAGGCACTCCTCATGTGATCCGTATTAAGATGCCGGAAAATGAAACGGTAGCCTTTACAGATATGATCCGGGGAGAAGTGAGTTTTCAGACCAGCACGGTGGATGATAAAGTATTGCTGAAAGCAGATGGCATGCCCACTTACCATCTTGCCGTAGTGGTAGACGATTATCTCATGAAGATCTCTCATGCCTTCCGGGGTGAGGAATGGCTGCCTTCCGCACCAGTGCATATCCTGTTATGGAAATACCTGGGCTGGGAAGCGGAAATGCCACAATGGGCGCATCTGCCATTGATCCTGAAACCGGATGGTAATGGTAAACTGAGCAAAAGGGATGGAGATCGTTTAGGCTTCCCCGTTTATGCTATGAACTGGCTGGACCCTAAAACAAATGAACTCACGCAGGGTTTCCGCGAAAGAGGTTTCCTGCCGGAAGCATTTGTGAACATGCTGGCCATGCTGGGCTGGAATGCCGGTTCCGAACAGGAAATATTTTCCATTGATGAACTGATACAGCAATTCTCTATTGAAAGAGTACATAAAGGCGGCGCCAAATTCGATTATGATAAGGCGAAATGGTTCAACCACCAGTATATCGTGAAGAAGGATGATGCCACGCTGGCAAAGCTTTTCCAGCCTGTATTAGCTGAAAAAGGACTGGCACCTGAAGAAGCCTATGTAGCTAAGGTAACCGGGCTGGTGAAAGAACGCTGCCACTTTATCAATGAGATCTGGGACCATGGTTTCTTCTTTTTCGTGCGGCCGGACAAATATGATGTAGAAGCCGTAAAACCTAAGTGGACGCCGGAAAAACAGGCTTTCTTCGAATCCTGGATCACGGAGATCGGCGCACTGCCGGACTTTACATTTGCAGCATTGGAAGATAACTTCAAACAACTGGCTACTGCAAAGAACATTAAACCGGGAGAGTTGCAATTACCTTTCCGCATTATGTTATGCGGAGGGAAATTTGGCCCGCCGGTATTTGTGATCGCAGAAACATTGGGTAAAGAGGAAACGATCGAAAGGATTAAGCAGGCTTTGGCAATTTTTGCGTAA
- a CDS encoding P-loop NTPase family protein: MWRQKCGHGGLHGLDLPDNNQQALPPDAVVNSMDFAKMQFKTLGFTGKWLELIGDPSGNFTAMVFGKPKMGKSYLCIDFASYLAQNHGKVLYVAKEEGLDYTLQEKLNAAKHPDLFVTGELQADLSPYDFIFLDSVSRLGLTPDQIRNLKAQYPTKSFIYVFQSTKQGNFRGENSFQHDVDVVIEVPEKGKAVQMGRFNQGGVMFF; the protein is encoded by the coding sequence TTGTGGCGGCAAAAATGTGGTCATGGCGGTTTACACGGACTGGATTTACCAGACAATAACCAGCAGGCTCTACCGCCAGACGCGGTGGTGAATAGTATGGATTTTGCCAAAATGCAGTTTAAAACGCTTGGATTTACAGGAAAATGGCTGGAATTAATAGGTGATCCGTCAGGTAATTTTACCGCAATGGTGTTCGGTAAGCCTAAAATGGGCAAATCCTATCTCTGCATTGATTTTGCCTCCTACCTGGCTCAAAACCATGGCAAGGTGTTATATGTGGCAAAGGAAGAAGGGCTGGATTATACCCTACAGGAGAAACTGAATGCAGCCAAACACCCTGATTTGTTTGTAACCGGTGAGTTACAGGCCGATCTTTCACCCTATGACTTTATATTTCTGGATAGTGTTAGTCGGCTGGGGCTAACCCCGGATCAGATAAGGAACTTGAAAGCACAGTACCCCACCAAATCATTTATATATGTTTTCCAGTCCACTAAACAAGGAAACTTCCGGGGAGAAAATAGCTTCCAGCACGATGTAGACGTGGTTATAGAGGTGCCAGAGAAAGGTAAAGCTGTGCAGATGGGGAGGTTTAATCAGGGAGGTGTTATGTTTTTTTAA